From the genome of Geminocystis herdmanii PCC 6308, one region includes:
- a CDS encoding sugar phosphate isomerase/epimerase family protein, with the protein MTESGLIRFGVHTFIWKKEFLGHEEFIFSEAKSWGFDSVEIATHSFEQIDRDVLKSYQDKYELGLTFCSSMPQGLSLTSENPEIWQKSVKYVQKAIEFCQKCGITQLSGPLIHPVGYLSGKPLQEIEEKLLHQALIEIAQTLSTTEIKLAFEPLNRFQGYALNTVAQGLTLLSSIECPNMGLLLDLFHMNIEEKDIIQAFLQAGKKCFHVHVSAKDRGTPGSDTLPWQELFDTLKAMEYQGSIVIESFNPDDIELATSAKIWRKVAPSSQYIAEEGLKFLKNTYQTSLS; encoded by the coding sequence ATGACTGAATCTGGGTTAATTCGATTTGGTGTTCATACTTTTATCTGGAAAAAGGAATTTTTAGGGCATGAAGAATTTATTTTCTCAGAGGCAAAAAGTTGGGGATTTGATAGTGTCGAGATTGCTACCCATAGTTTTGAGCAGATCGATCGAGATGTTCTTAAAAGTTATCAAGATAAATACGAATTAGGCTTAACTTTTTGTAGCAGTATGCCTCAAGGATTATCTCTTACCAGTGAAAATCCTGAAATTTGGCAAAAATCCGTTAAATATGTGCAAAAAGCCATCGAATTTTGTCAAAAATGCGGTATAACTCAATTATCAGGTCCTTTAATTCATCCAGTAGGTTATCTTAGCGGTAAACCCCTTCAAGAGATAGAAGAAAAACTCTTACATCAAGCCTTAATCGAAATTGCTCAAACTCTTTCTACTACAGAGATAAAACTTGCCTTTGAACCTCTTAACCGTTTTCAAGGTTATGCTTTAAATACTGTCGCGCAAGGATTAACCCTTTTAAGTTCGATCGAATGTCCGAATATGGGGCTATTATTGGATTTATTCCACATGAATATCGAAGAAAAAGACATTATTCAAGCCTTTTTACAAGCAGGAAAAAAATGTTTTCATGTTCATGTGAGCGCCAAAGACAGAGGCACTCCCGGCAGTGATACCCTCCCTTGGCAGGAATTATTTGATACCCTTAAAGCGATGGAATATCAAGGTTCGATCGTCATTGAAAGTTTTAACCCTGACGACATCGAATTAGCTACATCCGCTAAAATTTGGCGTAAAGTTGCTCCCAGTAGCCAATACATAGCCGAAGAAGGACTGAAATTTTTAAAAAACACCTATCAAACATCTCTATCATGA
- the psaJ gene encoding photosystem I reaction center subunit IX, which yields MKDLTTFLSTAPVLITALLVFTAGLLIEFNRFYPDLLFHPMG from the coding sequence ATGAAAGATTTAACAACCTTTTTATCTACCGCCCCTGTTTTAATCACTGCTTTATTAGTTTTTACCGCAGGTTTATTAATCGAATTTAATCGTTTTTATCCTGATCTTTTATTCCATCCTATGGGCTAA
- the tsaD gene encoding tRNA (adenosine(37)-N6)-threonylcarbamoyltransferase complex transferase subunit TsaD — MSVILAVESSCDETSVSIVKNRNILSNVIASQIKLHEQYGGVVPELASRKHLEMVNPCIDKALVDSGLAWGDIDAIASTVTPGLVGSLIVGVTAAKTLALVHNKPFLGIHHLEGHIYASYLNDPDLEPPFLCLLVSGGHTSLIHVKGRGVYKNIGSTRDDAAGEAFDKVARLLNLPYPGGPVIDRLAKEGDRNAFKLPEGRVSLPNNQGFHPYDSSFSGLKTAMLRLITKLKEENGDNLPIADLCASFQYTVAKALTKRSIRGCLDLGLTKIAVGGGVAANSGLREYLTTEAQKQGIEVFFPPLSLCTDNAAMIACAGCDHFNHGVRSSLSLGVASRMNIEDVHKLYKE, encoded by the coding sequence ATGAGTGTTATTTTAGCAGTAGAAAGCAGTTGTGATGAAACTAGCGTCTCAATCGTAAAAAATCGTAATATTTTATCCAATGTCATCGCTTCCCAGATTAAATTACATGAACAATATGGGGGAGTTGTGCCTGAGTTGGCTTCCCGTAAACATTTAGAAATGGTTAATCCTTGTATTGATAAGGCTTTAGTTGATTCTGGTTTGGCTTGGGGTGATATTGATGCCATTGCATCCACCGTAACCCCTGGTTTAGTGGGATCATTAATAGTTGGTGTCACCGCCGCCAAAACCCTCGCATTGGTGCATAATAAGCCATTTTTAGGGATTCATCACCTTGAAGGTCATATTTATGCAAGTTATCTCAATGATCCTGATTTAGAGCCTCCTTTTCTTTGTTTATTGGTATCGGGAGGGCATACCAGCTTAATTCATGTGAAAGGTAGAGGTGTTTACAAAAATATCGGCTCAACCCGTGATGATGCGGCCGGGGAGGCTTTTGATAAGGTAGCACGGTTATTAAATTTACCTTATCCGGGTGGTCCTGTTATCGATCGATTAGCGAAAGAGGGCGATCGAAATGCCTTTAAACTCCCTGAAGGTAGGGTATCTTTACCGAATAATCAGGGTTTTCATCCCTACGATTCTAGTTTTAGTGGTTTAAAAACAGCGATGCTTCGGTTAATTACCAAATTGAAGGAAGAAAACGGGGATAATTTGCCCATTGCAGATTTATGTGCTAGTTTTCAATATACGGTAGCAAAAGCCTTGACAAAACGATCGATCCGTGGTTGTTTAGATTTAGGCTTAACCAAAATTGCCGTTGGGGGAGGTGTGGCGGCTAATAGTGGTTTAAGGGAATATTTGACGACAGAAGCTCAAAAACAGGGTATAGAGGTATTTTTTCCGCCTTTAAGCCTTTGTACAGATAATGCGGCGATGATTGCTTGTGCTGGTTGTGATCATTTTAACCATGGAGTTCGATCGAGCTTATCATTAGGAGTAGCATCGAGGATGAATATTGAAGATGTACATAAACTATATAAGGAATAA
- a CDS encoding alpha/beta fold hydrolase has translation MNQPYIDITLPSGFSHTYTKVNDITLHALEGGTGKPLVLLGGWPQTCYVWRLLLEPLSKYFHVIALDLRGQGDSDIPENGYDCATSAQEVINFMAQKQITSFYLVGHDVGAWVAFSILKLFPQHIEGLGLIDAAIPGLVSNDFFSLENAGKVWQFYFHKVPDLADSLVKGKEKEYLTWYFTNKSRRKENLSTETIEHYVSYYSRPYAMKAGFLWYASLEDNIKTNTLTPETRFSQPIFTMGGEFATKSLIYNGLASYCDNITNYIIEGCGHYIPEEAPEDIIQAIMNTFS, from the coding sequence ATGAATCAACCATACATTGACATAACCCTTCCTTCTGGATTTAGCCACACCTACACCAAAGTTAACGATATTACCCTTCACGCCCTTGAAGGAGGCACGGGGAAACCCTTAGTATTACTAGGAGGTTGGCCTCAAACTTGTTACGTTTGGCGACTATTATTAGAACCATTGAGCAAATATTTTCACGTTATCGCCTTAGACTTGAGAGGGCAAGGAGACTCAGATATTCCCGAAAATGGTTATGATTGTGCTACCTCTGCCCAAGAAGTAATTAACTTTATGGCTCAAAAACAGATAACCTCATTTTATCTTGTGGGGCATGATGTGGGCGCTTGGGTTGCTTTTAGTATCTTAAAACTTTTTCCTCAACACATTGAAGGTTTAGGGTTAATCGATGCGGCGATACCGGGGTTAGTTAGTAATGACTTTTTCTCGTTGGAAAATGCGGGTAAAGTATGGCAATTCTATTTCCATAAAGTACCAGATTTAGCGGATAGCTTAGTCAAAGGTAAAGAAAAAGAATATCTTACTTGGTATTTCACTAATAAATCCAGACGCAAAGAAAATTTATCTACTGAAACGATCGAACATTATGTAAGTTATTATAGTCGCCCTTATGCCATGAAAGCTGGATTTTTATGGTATGCCAGTTTGGAAGACAATATTAAAACCAATACCCTAACCCCAGAAACTCGATTTTCTCAACCTATTTTCACTATGGGGGGAGAGTTTGCTACTAAATCTTTAATTTATAATGGTTTAGCTTCCTATTGTGACAACATTACTAACTATATCATTGAAGGATGTGGTCATTATATCCCCGAAGAAGCTCCCGAAGACATTATTCAGGCTATTATGAATACTTTTAGCTAA
- a CDS encoding peroxiredoxin, with product MSIQVGQTAPDFIATAVIDQEFKVLKLSDYLGQYVVLFFYPLDFTFVCPTEIIAFSDRHEEFKALDTEILGVSVDSEFAHLAWIQTERKQGGIGDINYPLISDLKKEISNTYNVLEPSAGVALRGLFIIDRDGIIQHTTINNLSFGRSVDETLRVLKAIQYVQSHDNEVCPVGWQEGDKTMSPDPIKSKIYFASNS from the coding sequence ATGAGTATTCAAGTAGGACAAACTGCCCCTGATTTTATCGCTACCGCAGTCATAGATCAAGAGTTTAAAGTGCTGAAGTTATCAGATTATTTAGGTCAATATGTGGTTTTATTTTTCTATCCTTTAGATTTTACCTTTGTTTGTCCCACAGAAATTATTGCTTTTAGCGATCGCCATGAGGAATTTAAGGCTTTAGACACAGAGATTTTAGGGGTTTCCGTTGATAGTGAATTTGCTCACTTGGCATGGATTCAAACGGAGAGAAAACAAGGAGGAATAGGTGATATTAATTATCCTTTGATTTCTGATTTAAAAAAAGAAATTAGTAACACCTATAATGTCTTAGAACCTTCCGCTGGTGTGGCTTTAAGAGGTTTATTTATTATCGATCGAGATGGTATCATTCAACATACAACCATCAATAACCTTTCCTTTGGTCGTAGTGTTGACGAAACTTTAAGAGTATTAAAAGCCATTCAATATGTTCAATCCCATGATAATGAAGTTTGTCCCGTGGGTTGGCAAGAAGGAGATAAAACTATGAGTCCCGATCCTATAAAATCAAAGATATATTTTGCTAGTAATAGTTAG
- a CDS encoding cupin domain-containing protein: protein MKVWNVIALISIVLCGMLFFPSNALSANKFDRYKHYLEDVPIPNIETENILGPAGEIFKFTSCNRGDLGFSLAYGIIPSGAGPLPHVHHYTNEWFWTPEGGIQLLETTQTYPDLNFPPTREEAGNAVIYSLDAEANQVFYGAKYHIHGFINKTEKTHPLVFIWIRDESSPEYPLNDGGIREYFQEVGIPIKDLNNLPAITDEAKLEFITSAPKYGINQSAFFTEYIKDLSEDIPLELVKLFDEENLMRIVDAVNAYNQGDKSVSCF, encoded by the coding sequence ATGAAAGTTTGGAACGTTATTGCTCTAATTTCGATCGTGCTTTGTGGAATGCTCTTTTTTCCTAGTAATGCTTTATCCGCTAATAAATTCGATCGTTATAAACATTATCTTGAGGATGTTCCGATTCCTAACATTGAAACAGAAAATATTTTAGGACCCGCAGGAGAAATTTTTAAGTTTACAAGCTGTAATCGAGGTGACTTAGGATTTTCTCTAGCTTATGGTATCATCCCTTCGGGGGCTGGTCCTTTACCCCATGTTCACCACTATACGAATGAATGGTTTTGGACTCCAGAAGGAGGCATACAATTACTAGAAACAACTCAAACATATCCCGATCTTAACTTTCCGCCTACCCGTGAAGAAGCGGGAAACGCCGTTATTTATAGCCTTGATGCTGAAGCAAATCAAGTATTTTATGGAGCAAAATATCATATTCACGGTTTTATCAACAAGACAGAAAAAACTCATCCTTTAGTATTTATATGGATACGAGATGAGTCTTCCCCAGAATATCCTTTAAACGATGGTGGTATTCGGGAGTATTTTCAAGAAGTAGGAATCCCCATCAAAGACTTAAATAATTTACCGGCTATTACAGACGAAGCGAAACTAGAATTTATCACCTCAGCACCTAAATATGGTATTAACCAAAGTGCCTTTTTTACTGAATATATTAAAGATTTAAGTGAGGATATTCCCTTAGAATTAGTAAAACTTTTTGATGAAGAAAATTTAATGAGGATCGTTGACGCAGTTAATGCCTATAATCAAGGAGATAAATCCGTTAGTTGTTTTTGA
- a CDS encoding photosystem I reaction center subunit III, translated as MGKIFSLVLAFALSVSLWANFAPTASADLSHLTPCSESAAYQAKAKNFRNTTDDPTSGQKRAASYAEALCGPEGYPHLVVDGRLSHAGDFIIPGVLFLYIAGWIGWVGRSYLIAIREEKDTEMKEIIIDVPLAFSKMLFGFLWPLQALQEFTSGQLTVKDSEIPVSPR; from the coding sequence ATGGGAAAAATATTCAGTTTAGTATTAGCCTTCGCTCTTTCCGTATCCTTATGGGCAAATTTTGCTCCTACTGCTAGTGCCGATTTATCTCACTTAACACCTTGTAGTGAGTCCGCAGCTTATCAAGCAAAAGCCAAAAATTTCCGTAACACCACCGATGATCCTACATCTGGTCAGAAACGTGCAGCAAGTTACGCTGAAGCTCTTTGTGGTCCTGAAGGGTATCCTCATTTAGTCGTTGACGGCAGATTAAGCCATGCTGGAGACTTTATTATTCCTGGGGTATTATTCCTTTATATTGCTGGTTGGATTGGCTGGGTAGGACGTTCTTATCTTATCGCTATTCGTGAAGAGAAAGATACTGAAATGAAAGAAATCATCATTGATGTACCTCTTGCTTTCAGCAAAATGTTATTCGGATTTTTGTGGCCTTTACAAGCCTTACAAGAGTTTACTTCTGGTCAATTAACAGTTAAAGATTCGGAAATTCCCGTTTCTCCTCGTTAA
- a CDS encoding type ISP restriction/modification enzyme — protein MSKLLISQYHNEVEKIKRYGGSKNESIIRVSFQNLLNNYCQTRNFLLIPELPYKNQRITPDGTIKDALQLDWGYWESKDENDDLDLEIEKKFAKGYPNDNILFEDSTTAILIQSGVEKMRVSMQDIDALDKILKEFIDYQRPEVAEFYQAITKFKDDLPTLINTLRENIDLASKNNQKFIAKRDTFLSLCQNSINPNITVEDVREMMIQHILTEDIFLTIFDEVQFHRDNNIARELTELINSFLKGGERKKLLSSIQHYYKAIKSKASQINNHHEKQKFLKAIYENFYKAYNPLSADRLGIVYTPNEIVRFMIESTDFLLHKHFNKLLIDKNVEILDPATGTGTFITELIEYLPINSQNCDALRYKYQHEIHCNEVAILPYYIANLNIEYTYLQKTGEYQEFNNICFVDTLDHTSFEGKQMDLFAMSLENTARIRRQNEKKISVIIGNPPYNAKQENFNDNNANRSYESIDKRIKSTYIKEGKAQNQIVLYDMYVRFIRWASDRLKDNGIIAFITNNSFIDGLTFDGFRKVLSEEFSHVYIIDLGGNIRQGDKTGNVFNIMIGVAITFLVRKNNVGFEINSTQITSNNCEIYYYKSVENSALDKLDFIGKNKLKEINFTHIIPKNNNWINQSDNDFDDLLPLIDKNVKSGKSEEAIFKLFSRGVETTRDEWVYDLDKNNLINKINLFIKIYNESIDNNYQDFSIKWSSSLETYFNNKIKAHFDQDLVKKSLYRPFIPLYHYTEKLFNHRLTQNHFDMLSNSLNAENLIIGISGLGLFKPFQCLISNFLFGLDTLEKTQCLPLYTYDKEGKREENITDWALKKFREYYNVKRASSPSEANRQDACFTGREIKEIEKIDIFYYVYAVLHNPKYRSKYELNLKREFPRIPFYDDFYQWVNWGKKLMNLHLNYEEIEPYNLKRIESPLTPLSKGGKSPKVKLKADKIKHQIIIDEVTILTEIPSIVWEYKLGNRSALEWILDQYKEKKSKDKTIAEKFNNYRFADYKEQVIDLLMRVTTVSIETMKIIKEMDR, from the coding sequence ATGTCTAAACTACTTATCTCTCAGTATCACAACGAAGTCGAAAAAATTAAACGTTATGGTGGTAGTAAAAACGAGTCAATCATTAGAGTATCCTTTCAAAATCTACTCAACAATTACTGTCAAACTCGCAATTTTTTATTAATTCCTGAATTACCCTACAAAAATCAGAGAATCACTCCCGATGGCACGATAAAAGACGCTTTACAATTAGATTGGGGATACTGGGAAAGCAAAGACGAAAACGACGATTTAGACTTAGAAATTGAGAAGAAATTTGCTAAGGGTTATCCCAACGATAATATTTTATTTGAAGATTCTACCACAGCGATTTTAATTCAAAGTGGAGTAGAAAAAATGCGCGTGTCTATGCAGGATATAGACGCATTAGACAAAATTTTAAAAGAATTTATCGACTATCAACGCCCCGAAGTAGCAGAATTTTATCAAGCAATTACTAAATTTAAAGATGACTTACCCACTCTTATTAATACCCTGAGAGAAAATATAGATTTAGCATCAAAAAACAATCAAAAATTTATTGCGAAAAGAGACACTTTTTTAAGTCTTTGTCAAAACTCCATTAATCCTAATATTACCGTTGAAGATGTTAGGGAAATGATGATACAACATATCTTAACAGAAGACATCTTTTTAACAATTTTTGATGAGGTACAATTTCACCGAGACAATAATATTGCTAGGGAATTAACAGAGTTAATTAATAGTTTTTTGAAGGGAGGAGAAAGAAAGAAATTATTAAGCAGTATTCAGCATTATTATAAAGCAATAAAAAGTAAAGCAAGTCAAATAAATAATCACCATGAAAAACAGAAGTTTTTAAAGGCAATTTACGAGAATTTTTATAAGGCTTATAATCCTTTATCTGCTGACAGATTGGGCATTGTTTATACTCCCAATGAGATAGTTAGATTTATGATTGAAAGTACCGATTTTTTACTTCATAAACACTTTAATAAATTACTCATTGACAAAAATGTAGAAATACTTGATCCTGCTACGGGTACAGGTACTTTTATCACAGAATTAATCGAATATTTGCCCATAAATTCACAAAATTGTGACGCATTAAGATATAAATATCAGCATGAAATTCACTGTAACGAAGTAGCGATTTTACCCTATTATATTGCTAACTTAAATATCGAATATACCTATCTGCAAAAAACGGGGGAATATCAAGAATTTAATAATATTTGTTTTGTGGATACTTTAGATCATACCAGCTTTGAAGGGAAGCAGATGGATTTGTTTGCCATGTCGTTAGAAAATACTGCCAGAATTAGACGACAAAATGAGAAAAAAATCTCGGTAATTATCGGTAATCCTCCCTATAATGCCAAGCAAGAAAATTTTAATGATAACAATGCTAATCGCAGTTATGAAAGTATAGATAAACGGATTAAATCGACTTATATAAAAGAAGGAAAAGCCCAAAACCAAATCGTTTTATATGATATGTATGTGAGGTTTATTCGTTGGGCAAGTGATAGGTTAAAAGACAATGGAATTATTGCTTTTATTACTAACAATTCCTTTATTGATGGCTTAACTTTTGATGGTTTTAGAAAAGTTTTAAGTGAAGAATTTAGTCATGTTTATATTATCGATTTAGGGGGAAATATTCGACAGGGAGATAAAACGGGAAATGTGTTTAATATTATGATAGGGGTTGCCATTACATTTTTAGTGAGAAAAAATAACGTAGGGTTTGAAATCAATTCAACCCAAATAACCTCAAATAATTGTGAAATTTATTATTATAAATCTGTTGAAAATTCAGCATTAGATAAATTAGATTTTATTGGTAAAAATAAGTTAAAAGAGATTAATTTTACTCATATTATACCGAAGAATAATAATTGGATTAATCAAAGCGATAATGATTTTGATGATTTGTTACCTTTAATTGATAAAAATGTGAAAAGTGGTAAATCTGAAGAAGCTATTTTTAAGTTATTTTCACGAGGTGTAGAAACAACTAGAGATGAATGGGTTTATGATTTAGATAAGAATAATTTAATCAATAAAATTAACTTGTTTATAAAAATTTATAACGAATCTATAGATAATAATTATCAGGATTTTTCTATTAAATGGAGTTCATCATTAGAAACATACTTTAATAATAAAATTAAAGCTCACTTTGACCAAGATTTAGTTAAAAAGTCTTTATATAGACCATTTATTCCTTTATATCATTATACAGAAAAATTATTTAATCATAGATTGACTCAAAATCATTTTGATATGTTATCTAATAGTTTAAATGCAGAAAATTTAATTATTGGTATTTCAGGTTTAGGTTTATTTAAACCTTTTCAATGTTTAATTTCAAATTTCTTATTTGGTTTAGATACTCTTGAAAAAACCCAGTGTTTGCCATTATATACTTATGATAAAGAGGGAAAAAGAGAGGAAAATATCACCGATTGGGCGCTAAAAAAATTCAGAGAATATTATAACGTAAAACGGGCTTCTAGCCCGTCTGAGGCTAACAGGCAAGATGCCTGTTTTACGGGAAGAGAGATAAAAGAGATTGAAAAAATTGATATTTTTTATTACGTTTATGCAGTTTTACATAATCCGAAATATCGATCGAAATATGAGTTAAATTTAAAGAGAGAGTTTCCGAGAATACCTTTTTATGATGACTTTTATCAATGGGTAAATTGGGGTAAAAAGTTGATGAATTTACATCTTAATTATGAAGAAATAGAGCCTTATAATTTAAAGAGAATAGAATCCCCCCTAACCCCCCTTAGTAAGGGGGGAAAGAGTCCGAAGGTGAAGTTAAAAGCAGATAAAATTAAGCATCAAATTATCATTGATGAGGTGACTATTTTAACAGAAATTCCCTCGATCGTCTGGGAATATAAACTAGGAAATCGGAGTGCTTTAGAGTGGATTTTAGATCAATATAAGGAGAAAAAATCTAAGGATAAAACTATAGCAGAAAAGTTTAATAATTATCGTTTTGCTGACTATAAAGAGCAAGTAATTGACTTGTTAATGAGAGTAACAACCGTTAGTATAGAAACTATGAAAATTATTAAGGAAATGGACAGATAG